Proteins encoded within one genomic window of Lagenorhynchus albirostris chromosome 9, mLagAlb1.1, whole genome shotgun sequence:
- the PTPRCAP gene encoding protein tyrosine phosphatase receptor type C-associated protein isoform X3, with product MLQLGQSPWGSPRGWEGGRGVSVTPILGPGQMEATQLPRARSPHPGPQEEPAPTPALQDLRCVLGLWTLLALPGALGSGRSAEDSPGSSSSVTVVLLLLLLLLLATGLALAWRRLSRDSGGYYHPARLGAALWGRTRRLLWASPPGRWLRAELGSPEEDPERQEDERDVEDDCDLGGGQEERESQEEGQRGEGPSPQQAPEPAEEAYDDDTEGGLGLGSQGPVGSGGSAEALLSELHAFAGSAAWDDSTRAAGSRGLHVTAL from the exons ATGCTGCAGCTAGGGCAGTCCCCATGGGGCAGTCCCCgtggctgggagggaggaagaggggtctCAGTGACCCCCATCCTGGGACCTGGCCAAATGGAGGCTACACAGTTGCCTCGGGCTCGGTCCCCCCATCCTGGGCCTCAGGAAGAGCCAGCTCCAACACCAGCCTTGCAG GACCTGCGCTGCGTCCTAGGGCTCTGGACGCTGCTGGCCCTGCCAGGGGCCCTGGGCTCGGGCCGCAGCGCCGAGGACAGCCCGGGCTCCAGCTCCTCGGTCACCGtggtcctgctgctgctgctgcttctgctgctggcCACTGGCCTGGCGCTGGCCTGGCGCCGCCTGAGCCGGGACTCGGGGGGCTACTACCACCCGGCCCGCCTGGGCGCCGCGCTGTGGGGCCGCACTCGCCGCCTGCTCTGGGCCAGCCCGCCAGGCCGCTGGCTCCGGGCTGAGCTGGGGTCGCCAGAAGAAGACCCGGAGCGGCAGGAGGATGAGCGGGACGTGGAAGATGACTGCGACCTGGGTGGTGGCCAAGAGGAGCGTGAATCCCAGGAAGAGGGGCAGCGTGGAGAGGGGCCCAGCCCACAGCAGGCCCCGGAGCCGGCCGAGGAAGCCTATGACGATGACACCGAAGGGGGCCTGGGCCTCGGCTCCCAGGGGCCGGTGGGCTCCGGGGGCAGCGCCGAGGCCCTGCTGAGTGAGCTGCACGCCTTTGCTGGCAGCGCGGCCTGGGACGATAGCACTAGGgcagctgggagccggggcctcCATGTCACCGCACTGTAG
- the PTPRCAP gene encoding protein tyrosine phosphatase receptor type C-associated protein isoform X2: MDLRCVLGLWTLLALPGALGSGRSAEDSPGSSSSVTVVLLLLLLLLLATGLALAWRRLSRDSGGYYHPARLGAALWGRTRRLLWASPPGRWLRAELGSPEEDPERQEDERDVEDDCDLGGGQEERESQEEGQRGEGPSPQQAPEPAEEAYDDDTEGGLGLGSQGPVGSGGSAEALLSELHAFAGSAAWDDSTRAAGSRGLHVTAL; this comes from the coding sequence GACCTGCGCTGCGTCCTAGGGCTCTGGACGCTGCTGGCCCTGCCAGGGGCCCTGGGCTCGGGCCGCAGCGCCGAGGACAGCCCGGGCTCCAGCTCCTCGGTCACCGtggtcctgctgctgctgctgcttctgctgctggcCACTGGCCTGGCGCTGGCCTGGCGCCGCCTGAGCCGGGACTCGGGGGGCTACTACCACCCGGCCCGCCTGGGCGCCGCGCTGTGGGGCCGCACTCGCCGCCTGCTCTGGGCCAGCCCGCCAGGCCGCTGGCTCCGGGCTGAGCTGGGGTCGCCAGAAGAAGACCCGGAGCGGCAGGAGGATGAGCGGGACGTGGAAGATGACTGCGACCTGGGTGGTGGCCAAGAGGAGCGTGAATCCCAGGAAGAGGGGCAGCGTGGAGAGGGGCCCAGCCCACAGCAGGCCCCGGAGCCGGCCGAGGAAGCCTATGACGATGACACCGAAGGGGGCCTGGGCCTCGGCTCCCAGGGGCCGGTGGGCTCCGGGGGCAGCGCCGAGGCCCTGCTGAGTGAGCTGCACGCCTTTGCTGGCAGCGCGGCCTGGGACGATAGCACTAGGgcagctgggagccggggcctcCATGTCACCGCACTGTAG
- the PTPRCAP gene encoding protein tyrosine phosphatase receptor type C-associated protein isoform X1, whose product MRPPTAGNEPLPVSPQDLRCVLGLWTLLALPGALGSGRSAEDSPGSSSSVTVVLLLLLLLLLATGLALAWRRLSRDSGGYYHPARLGAALWGRTRRLLWASPPGRWLRAELGSPEEDPERQEDERDVEDDCDLGGGQEERESQEEGQRGEGPSPQQAPEPAEEAYDDDTEGGLGLGSQGPVGSGGSAEALLSELHAFAGSAAWDDSTRAAGSRGLHVTAL is encoded by the coding sequence AGGCCACCAACCGCAGGCAATGAGCCCCTTCCTGTCTCCCCCCAGGACCTGCGCTGCGTCCTAGGGCTCTGGACGCTGCTGGCCCTGCCAGGGGCCCTGGGCTCGGGCCGCAGCGCCGAGGACAGCCCGGGCTCCAGCTCCTCGGTCACCGtggtcctgctgctgctgctgcttctgctgctggcCACTGGCCTGGCGCTGGCCTGGCGCCGCCTGAGCCGGGACTCGGGGGGCTACTACCACCCGGCCCGCCTGGGCGCCGCGCTGTGGGGCCGCACTCGCCGCCTGCTCTGGGCCAGCCCGCCAGGCCGCTGGCTCCGGGCTGAGCTGGGGTCGCCAGAAGAAGACCCGGAGCGGCAGGAGGATGAGCGGGACGTGGAAGATGACTGCGACCTGGGTGGTGGCCAAGAGGAGCGTGAATCCCAGGAAGAGGGGCAGCGTGGAGAGGGGCCCAGCCCACAGCAGGCCCCGGAGCCGGCCGAGGAAGCCTATGACGATGACACCGAAGGGGGCCTGGGCCTCGGCTCCCAGGGGCCGGTGGGCTCCGGGGGCAGCGCCGAGGCCCTGCTGAGTGAGCTGCACGCCTTTGCTGGCAGCGCGGCCTGGGACGATAGCACTAGGgcagctgggagccggggcctcCATGTCACCGCACTGTAG